One genomic window of Pelecanus crispus isolate bPelCri1 chromosome 18, bPelCri1.pri, whole genome shotgun sequence includes the following:
- the LOC142595313 gene encoding feather keratin Cos1-1/Cos1-3/Cos2-1-like: MSCYDQCLPCRPCGPTPLANSCNEPCVRQCQNSTVVIEPSPVVVTLPGPILSSFPQNTVVGSSTSAAVGSILSSEGVPISSGGFDLSCITNRYCGRRCPPC; the protein is encoded by the coding sequence atgtcctgctacgaccagtgcctgccctgccggccctgcggcccgaccccgctggccaacagctgcaacgagccctgcgtcaggcagtgccagaactccaccgtcgtcattgagccctctcctgtggtggtgaccctgcccggacccatcctcagctccttcccgcagaacaccgttgtgggctcctccacctctgctgctgttggcagcatcctcagctctgagggagtgcccatctcctctgggggctttgacctctcctgcattaccaaccgctactgtggcagaaggtgcccTCCCTGCTAA
- the LOC142595141 gene encoding feather keratin Cos1-1/Cos1-3/Cos2-1-like has product MSCYSPCLPCRPCGPIPLANSCNEPCVRQCQNSTVVIEPSPVVVTLPGPILSSFPQNTVVGSSTSAAVGSILSSEGVPISSGGFGLSGITSRYCGRRCLPC; this is encoded by the coding sequence atgtcctgctacagcccgtgcctgccctgccggccctgcggcccgatcccgctggccaacagctgcaacgagccctgtgtccggcagtgccagaactccaccgtcgtcatcgagccctctcctgtggtggtgaccctgcccggacccatcctcagctccttcccgcagaacaccgttgtgggctcctccacctctgctgctgttggcagcatcctcagctctgagggagtgcccatctcctctgggggCTTTGGCCTCTCTGGCATTACCAGCCGctactgtggcagaaggtgcctcCCCTGTTAA